ttttgatatttgtatcagaatcatataatgcagctatctaccacaaaattttctcgaaactcaagctcagattctcataatcaaagaaattatatatttaacatcaatgttaacttcaataccgattatctcccctaaaaatgataaaattcgaaaaatctctcggtgaaacgtttttaattttgaatgtctttaaagtgaccaaatttcatttaaatattacgaTACAGTTACAAGATATggaatatggctattacaccatgttatccttaacttggattttttttttactggcaaagctctaattcagagtcaagctcTGAGAAAAGTCGaacacgctgtcttacggacagctcttgtttaatttgccTATTGGCACAGTTGAAACATTGCAGTCCCCCACCTGAAAATAGAACCAGCTTGTCtagtctaaaaatagatataaatttCACCATTAATGGCACAGGATTTATCAGGTCTACATTTGTATGATGAATAGTTCGACGCCTCAGAATTAGAAtggcgtaagtggaaaatcatagtttttggCAAAACGAAAAAAACTGTCTttgacagatacgcccttctaattctaagggagtaagtggacttttctggtacaacaattaagtgcagatacgcccttctattattgggattctgaaaaacttttcaattacgcccttttattattggtgaatttggtcaacacagcagtttgtgacaaaatttttttttacagaattatgccccttgatgtgtagtttcaaaaaatgtatgattcataaaagggcgtaactaacacttgCGCCAttcttattctggggcgtcgaGTTGTTTTCATCCAATAATGGCTAACAAATTGTTGTTTATTCCACAGTAAATTGATCAGCTTTATGACCAGTGGTCCAATACTAGCATTTGAATTGATGGGAGTTGATGCTGTTAACAAATGGCGGGAAATGATTGGGCCAACAGACAGTGCCGAAGCGAGGAAATGTGCACCGTCAAGTCTGCGATCGAGATTTGGCAAAGACAACACAGAAAATGCATGTCATGGATCAGACGGTCTGGCATCGGCAGCGCGAGAGTTGGAGTTTTTCTTCCCGTCTGTCGGACAAGTGAGACGTAATACTGCCAAATGCACAGAATGTACTTGCTGTGTGATTAAACCACATGCTGTTCAAGCaggtaaaacaaaaattgtaattaCCTTTGTTGTGCTCTAGCAGAATCCTTAAATTTAACAAAGCAGACTGTGAAATGAATGACTAAATTTGCAGATTACAAAATAAACAGATCTGATACTGATATCATTCAAGCgggcttatggaaggttgatagttctacccaggtacccacctggggtcttcctccatcatcaataGCTGGAAAGTCATTATATGGCCTAAACTTTAAGATATCTGTGAAAACCAACAAAAAAGTAGATATTCTGaaaaacaagttgtttttttaaaaatctggcGAAGTTGAGCAGACATAGATAGTAAATACTGATGATGTTGATTAAACTTAAGGCTAATAGatattattcatatgtttttatgtGCCGGTACCAGTACAATATCAATTAGACCAGTTttcattttaaggtagtggacctgtaaccATTCAATAATGTTTCTTCCGTATGAAATTTTGGCTTTCTTCTGTTGTTAAAGAAACCTTTGCTCCTATGGGCTTTATTTACAGTTGCAGAATGCTGAAATAACTAACCAGAATACCTATTAAAATAGGAATTGTTGATGATCATTTCACATCAGCTTTCTTGATGTGGAAATGTTTTCATCTCAGAATCTCATTAACTTTCCAAACTGCTCAAGAACATGATTTGATATACCGGTAATAGGAAATGCTCCCTCTGCTGAAAAACTAATTTGTCTGTTGTAAATTCAAAGCCCGAATGCtttaataatgaataaaatatgaacaaattgtTAATCCTTAATTTCCAACATGGTGGACAACCTAACAGACAAGTAATTTCTCGTTCACAGGTAACGCAGGCAAGATTATTAGTGCTATAATGGAAGCCGGTTTTGAAGTTTCTGCCATAGAGATGTTTCATATGGAGAAAGCGAATGCCGAAGAATTTTTTGAAGTTTATAAAGGTGTTGTACAAGAATACAATGCGATGGTGTTGGAGTTGACGTCAGGGCCGTGTATAGCTCTAGAAGTCAGGGCCCAGAATGCTCCCACTGCTTTCCGAGAAATGAGTGGACCTGCTGATCCAGTGAGTGAAATTTTACACTTTCTTTTTCACTTAAATCATCAAGTCATATCCATGGAgaccgccttggtagcctagtggtagagcgtccgcttcgagtgcaggaggtcatgggttcaatcCCCAGCCGCGTCTTACCAAAGACGGAAAAAaaaggtactagtagcttccttgcttggcgctcaactttaagaggatagtgctaggactggtcagcctggtgtcagtataatgtgactgggtggggtatcatatcatgtgtctacggcgtgatattccagtgaggcagcacaataaagttgggcattgtgctcactgctacaagtagacatcgtcgtttacatgactgaaaaaatgttgaaaaagacgttaaacccggacacacacacacacacacacacatatccatggattttatacatttgtgaATGCTCGTTGATGcgtaacctttagcctactggcggcaagtgactctACCTTTAACCAGTGccgaccaagattagcctgtaCAACCATGCAGGTCTGGgctgtttgcttttcagtcagtaaattgtcagtgaaaacccctttggaTGATAAATGGTACTGGGGGAACTGCTGCCCATACTGAATGGTAGACCtgttcatttttagaaatttagcaggttaaatgttaaaagggacTTTTACACCTCCAGATTAATATTTGGATTTTattttgtggattgacacaaCCGCAAAATCACTGAAAGTTGATTTGCCCCTGCAatgattttactttttagcttgacttttcgaagaaaagtaGAGCtcttgcactcgccccggcgtcggtgtcgccgttggttaaagtttttgataaagtcaaatatctctgttactatcaaagctattgtcttgaaacttaaaatagttatttactatcaaagtctacaccaggagaaacaaaccccataactctgatttgaattttgacagaattatgcccctttttaacttagaaattttggttaaagtttttgataaagtaaaatacaatgtatctctgttactatcaaagctattgacttgaaacttaaaatacttatttaccatcaaagtctacaccaggagaaacaatccccataactctgtttgaattttgacagaattatgcccctttttaacttagaattttttttttttaaattgataaagtcaaatatctctgttactattaaagctttttacttgaaactcaaaacagttgattacaatcaaagtctacaccaggagacacaatacccataactctgattataattttgacagaattatgcccctttttaacttagtatttttggttacagatttcgataaagtcaaatatctctgttactatcaaagcttttgacttgaaacttaaaatacttatttaccttcacagtctacaccaagagaaacaatccccataactctggtttgaattttgacagaattatgcccctttttaacttaggatgttttgttaaaagtcagatatttctgttactattaaagcttttgacttgaaactctaaatagttatttactatcaaagtctacaccaggagacacaattcccataactctgattataattttgacagagttatgtccctttttaacatggaatttttttactggcaaagctctagttcagagtcaagcactgagaaaagtcgagcgcgctgtcttacggacagctcttgttattaactCTTATTTAATTGATTTCAGTACATTTGTATCAGCACAGGgttatacaaatgtactttaatcataagtaaaaaaatgaaaaagaacaaTACAAAATATCTGGAATTATTTTGCAGGAAATTGCCCGTCATTTAAGACCAAGAACATTGAGAGCATTGTTTGGACAGGATAAAGTAAAGAATGCGGTTCATTGCACAGATCTGCCTGAAGATGGATTATTAGAGGTTTGTAGAATAATCCAGAATGTTCCAATTCCATAAGTGAAACGCATATTTTCTTCTATTATAAATAATGACTTCATTTATTGAGGCAACACAGTTAGGCATGCCCAATATAGTTTTGTTCATTGTTGGTCAGTTGGGAGACCATTTGCTTTCCATTAAataagtaacaagaggaccatgatggtcctgaatcgctcacctatccccacatgacccagtgttgaactgagtatgacgtcgttatttctattatttgacatagtgacctagtttttgagcacatgtgacctagatatcatcaagataaaaaattctgaccaattttcatgaagatccattgaaaaatatgacctctagagaggtcacaaggtttttctattatttgacctaatgaccaagtttttgaaggcacgtgacccacttttgaacctgacctagatatcatcaacatgaacattctcaccaattttcatgaaagatctcatgaaaaatatggcctctagagaggtcacaaggtttttctatttttcgacctactgacctagtttttgaccgcacatgacccagttacgaacttgacctagatatcaagctgaacactctcaccaattttcatgaagatccattgagaaatatggcctctagagacgtcacaaggtttttctatttttagacctactgacctagtttttgaccgcacgtgacccagtttcgatcctgacctagatatcatcaagatgaacattcagatcaattttcatgaagatctcttgaaaaatatggcctctagagaggtcacaaggtttttctatttttagatctactgacctagttattgaccgcacgtgacccagtttcgaacttgacctagatatcatcaaggtgaacattctgactaattttcataaagatcccatgaaaaatatggcctctagagaggtcacaaagtttttctattttaagacctactgacctagtttttgaccgcacgtgacccagtttcaaacttgatctagatatcatcatgatgaacattctgaccaattttcatgaagatccattgagaaatatggcctctagagaggtcacaaggtttttctatttttagacctactgacctagtttttgaccccatgtgatccagtttcgaacttgatctagatatcatcaagatgaacattctgaccaattttcatgaagatccattgagaaatatggcctctagagaggtcacaatgtttttctatttttagacctactgacctagtttttgaccccacgtgacccagtttcgaacttgacctagatatcatcaaggtgaacattctgaccaattttcatgaagatctcatgaaaaatttggcctctagagaggtcacaaggtttttctatttttagacctactgacctagtttttaaccgcacatgacccagtttcgaacttgacctagatatcatcaagatgaacattctgaccaactttcataaagatcccatgaaaaatgtgacctccagagtggtcacaagcaaaagtttacggacggacgacggacgccacgctatcacaaaagctcaccttgtcactttgtgacaggtgagctcaaAACTAGAGGAAACTAAGCCCCACAATGGTCagacttcatagaatgattacctgtggtcagtagatgatctctattgtcTGGGCCAGCTGGCCTAAGGTCTGTCACAGTGTTCtaaaagactgaaaatggtttcactcaataggtaaagaaagaacaCCTTGGCCCACAGTCGTCAATCTTAACTGGTTGATatcctgtggtcagtagatgacccctattgttaaatggaggtcaaaggtcaaggtcacattgacccccTAGACAGAAACGGTTTCAGCTTAGTAACctaagaatgctttggcctaccaTTACCAGACATAAGAAATGGCTTTTGATCAATAAGTTGAAGCAAGAATGCTTTAGCCTACAATtttcctgtggtcagtagatgacctctattgtttttagGAGTTGGTAGGTTAAAGATCCAGGTCACACTGATCATGAGACTGAAAACaattaaagaatgctttggctGATGTTTGCCTGCAACTAAGATGATCCCTGATGTTatttggttaaaggtcaaggtcgcatcaTACAAAATTATGTACCCATTTGCCTCTAGTACGACAGTAAAGGGGACagatgtgttttacaaacagctcttgttaattttatgtttacgtGGATTTTGTTTAGTAGCTattcatatttttgaaacaaaatttgagTATATGGGTAGTATATGTATGACTTAAGAAAAACACATGCTTGTAGCTTTCCTAAACAATCCAGTTGAAAGTTGATTGAATAGCTGTTATGTTTTGTTCTTACAGGTTGAATACTTCTTCAAAGTTTTGGACCGATGAACTCATTGAATGCCTACCTAACATCATCATTACAAGAGATTACATCAGTTACCATGTAGGACAATTCTCCACTGTTTCAAGAAAAAAACTGTAATATTCTAGTATCCCGGAAATAAAGATAGTCTGCAGACCTAAACTTAATAATGTGTTGCAACATAAGTTGGGCAACATAATAAAACAGAAGAACATATGCTTTTCTatacataaaacaaattatttattgcatttgcGTTGATTTGAGAAACTGTACTTTATGGTGATAATGAAAGAATGTCTAAGTTCTGTAAGGAAGTTGTTATTAAGGTAActgaatatttaagaaatataaggttcttaaatacatgtatatatgtatgtatttttgctttttacttttactttaacctttagcctgctcatgacaagtgattctgcttttgcaaccagtgcagatcaagatcaacctgcacatgtgtgcagactgatcatggtctgcactgtccactatttagtcagtaaattttcagtgaacacccattcgtacgataaatggtattgcccaaattgaactatggaccagttcatttttaaacatctagcaggctaagggttaactatGGAATGTAATTGTCTAACTTTCGTAGAATAAGACACATGAATTCTTATAATGATGTAAAATACCACATTATAATTTATGTCCGGCAGAAGTACGTTTTCAGCTATCTGTGATATTTTGTGTTAGTTTTTCAGctcttaaaatgttatgacaTGGGCTTATTTTAGGTGAATCTATacttgaaatattgttaaattgaTTCATTAATGAATAGAAGCACATTTCAGTGTTTGTAgtatgttatattttcatgtatcaTTTTTATGTGCTCTTATAGAATAATATGCattataaaaatcaaaatcatttccaGAATAGTTTGTTCTTTTTACCCATAGACTTTACAAGAAAATTCTTATACAGATTTGATTGGAACAAGGGACATTTTTTTCAGATCCATTTGtcgttctgttgcctctggttcagttgtaaatctgttgcctctggttcagttgctTCCTGTTTAGTTCAGTTTTTAGCTCGGCtttacgaagtataaggagagctatccttctcaccccggcgtcggcgtcggcgtctttccgcgtccccaccttggttaaagttttggtgcactttctcttttttcaacttatctctgtaattactcgatggatttgattcaaacttgaaatacttatttctcatcatcatccacatcatctgacataagggtcataactctggcaccaatatttcatgaattatccccccttttcacttagattttcaggttaaagttttgatgcactttcactctgtctctgttattactgaatggatttgattcaaacttaaaatagttgttcaacatcatcacccacatcatatgacacaaggtgcataactctggcaccattttttcatgaattattccccctttttacttagaatttcaggttaaaggtttggtgcactttcactctgcctctgttattactgaatggatttgattcaaacttaaaatagttgttcagcatcatcacccacatcatatgacacaagatgcataactctggcacaatttttcatgaattattcccctttttacttagaatttcaggttaaaattttatgcactttcactc
Above is a window of Mercenaria mercenaria strain notata unplaced genomic scaffold, MADL_Memer_1 contig_4389, whole genome shotgun sequence DNA encoding:
- the LOC128553850 gene encoding nucleoside diphosphate kinase 7-like, whose product is MADNRYCFIVEWYDQFAALVRQYQLMFYSRDNSVEMFDVKNRRIFLKRTKLDGLKLENLYIGATVDLFSRQITFVDYGDDFTKNCLCQQKERSLGIIKPDAMSKVGQIIDTIFQSGFKVTKLKMCHLTRNEAFELYQEHQGKTFFDKLISFMTSGPILAFELMGVDAVNKWREMIGPTDSAEARKCAPSSLRSRFGKDNTENACHGSDGLASAARELEFFFPSVGQVRRNTAKCTECTCCVIKPHAVQAGNAGKIISAIMEAGFEVSAIEMFHMEKANAEEFFEVYKGVVQEYNAMVLELTSGPCIALEVRAQNAPTAFREMSGPADPEIARHLRPRTLRALFGQDKVKNAVHCTDLPEDGLLEVEYFFKVLDR